CACGGTGTCCGACTACATTGATATTTTGCTGGTGACGCTCATTGTCTACCAGCTAATTAAGCTGTTGCGCCGTACGAAAGCTATCCGCGTTATTCAAGGCGTAGTGCTATTGGCTGTGCTGATGTTGTTGGCTGAGCTTTTACAGCTGCAAACAATCAACTATATTTTGAGCAATACGATGCAAGTCGGCATCATTGCGATTATCGTTATGTTTCAGCCGGAACTGCGCAAGATGTTGGAGCAAATCGGTTCGAAAAGTACGTTGCAGCAGCTGCTTGCCAAAGAGAGCCGCAGTACGGTGGAAGCCGCGATCATGCATACGGTCGAGGCTTGCAAAACATTTGCGTGGGAGCGCACAGGCGCGCTGATAATCTTCCAACGCAACGTAATTTTAACCGATATTTTGCGCACGGGTACCATGATTAATGCCGAGACATCAAGTGAACTGTTGCAGAGCATATTTTTCCCAAAATCACCATTACATGACGGCGCGGTAATCATTGAAGAGGGGCGCGTTGTCGGTGCCGGTTGTATGCTGCCGCTGACGACCAGCACCACCGTCAATCGCGAACTGGGTATGCGGCATCGCGCAGCGCTGGGTATGAGTGAAACGTCAGACGCCGTCTGCATCGTTGTCAGTGAGGAGACGGGTTCAATTTCGCTGGTGCAGGACGGTATTATCAAACGGCACTTGACACCGGATACGTTAGAAAAAATGCTGAACAACGAATTGCTTGTTGACGAAGAAATCGCCAATGCCAAAGGCTTGAAACGTTTTACGCGCCGATGGAGGAGGAAATCATGACGAGTGAAAACAATCGCCTCCCAAGCGACGGCCGTACTGAAAGTCGTTTGACTCCTGCCAAAGAGCGCCGCGGCATTAATTTTTTATGGTTACTTTTGAGTCTGTTCGTGGCTGTGGTGCTGTGGCTTTTTGTTATGACCATGCTGGACCCGACGAGTCAGACTACCATCTCGAATTTGCCCGTAACCGTCATTAATGACAGAACCGAAGACCACGAGCTTTTTATACGTGGGGGGTTGGCGTCAACCGTTGATATTACCGTGCGCGGTACGATGAGGGATTTGACGCGGCTGGAGGGGATGCGCGACAGCATTGTTGTGCAATGTTCGTTGGCGCACATTGATGAGACAGGGCAGCATCCTGCGACCATTGAGGTCATCTTGCCAGCAGCGTTGCAAGACAGTGTGGAAGTTATCAGGATTTCGCCGCAAGAGCTTATGTTGGAAGTTGTCGCTTATGCTGTTCGGCGCGTGCCTGTGCGCGTAGATATCAGTGCGGTGGAGCTGGATGAGGATTACCGTATTGATGAGGACAATATCCGCATTGAATCGATTGGCCATCCCGATGATGTGATTGCCAATCGTTTGACCGTCAGCGGCCCGGCCGATGTGGTAGATTATATCGAAGAAGTCACTATTGTGCTGAATGCGACCCAAGCGTCGGAAAGTTTTACGCAAGATGTATATATTTGGGAGTTTTTAGACGCTTACGGCGCAACAATCGGCGAAAGTGATTTGACATTTGCCGAAATAGTTATGGTGTATGTGCCTGTGCATTTCGTTAAGGATGTGCCACTGGCCGTTCAAATTGTTGCCGGCGGCGGCATTCGGCAAGAAGATGTCGAATCGTCTGTGATTTCGCCGACCAGCATACGGTTGCAAGGTGAGCGCGAGATTTTGGACGGTATTCATACCATTGAGCTTGAGCCGGCGATTATCCTCGCCGAATTGGAGAGCATGAGCCAAGACTTTCTTTTTCCCGTACACGTCCCCGTCAACGGCGTCTTCAATGTTGACCGCGTGGAAGAAGCCACAGTGTCGATTACTATCAGCGGCGTGAGCGAGCGCGACGTGGTGGTGGAGAATTTTAGGGTGAACAATGTGCCGGCAGGGATAAGCTATCGCATTGTGCCGCCGATTTCAGTGCGTTTGCGTGGCCCGACGGCATCGGTGCAAGCGCTGAATGCTGACGATATTACGGTGGTTGTTGATCTTGCCATGCAGGGGGCGCCCATTGTCGCCGGACGAATGGGCGCGCAGGCAACGGTGAATATCCGCGGCGCACCACTGGTGGCTGTGATTGGCGAGTTGAGCGTGTCGCTTGAGATTGAGACTGATGCAAGCTAACGGCATCGTCACTGCCGTGAACGTTGACGGTACAGTTGAGATTATTGTTAAACGCGGCGCAGCGTGCGGACACGGATGCCTAACGTGCGGTAGCTGCGGGGTGAGCACCATTACATTAAATGCCTACAATAACTGCAACGCACTTGTGGGTGATGCTGTTGTCGTGCAAACGCCGACAAAGTCGATTCTCGGCATGGCGGCATGGTTGTATGTACTGCCAATTGCATTGTTTTTGGGCGGATATGCTGTTGCACCGTGGGTTGGTGCGGTTGCTTTTGTTGTAACGCTGGGCGCGGCGATACTGTGCGGACGACGGCGCAAGCACGGTGCCACAACGATTGAAATGATAACATCAGAATAGAGGGCATTATGATTGCGAGTATGACAGGTTACGGACGTGCCGAGGGCACGCACGGTAAGCAGAATATTACCATTGAGGTCAAAAGCGTCAACGGGCGGTATTTAGATTGCCATATCCGCACGGGTGCGTTGTATCTGTTTTTGGAAGAGCCTGTCAAGGC
This window of the Oscillospiraceae bacterium genome carries:
- the cdaA gene encoding diadenylate cyclase CdaA; translation: MQEFFRTLLENIIHYVRDATVSDYIDILLVTLIVYQLIKLLRRTKAIRVIQGVVLLAVLMLLAELLQLQTINYILSNTMQVGIIAIIVMFQPELRKMLEQIGSKSTLQQLLAKESRSTVEAAIMHTVEACKTFAWERTGALIIFQRNVILTDILRTGTMINAETSSELLQSIFFPKSPLHDGAVIIEEGRVVGAGCMLPLTTSTTVNRELGMRHRAALGMSETSDAVCIVVSEETGSISLVQDGIIKRHLTPDTLEKMLNNELLVDEEIANAKGLKRFTRRWRRKS
- a CDS encoding SoxR reducing system RseC family protein → MQANGIVTAVNVDGTVEIIVKRGAACGHGCLTCGSCGVSTITLNAYNNCNALVGDAVVVQTPTKSILGMAAWLYVLPIALFLGGYAVAPWVGAVAFVVTLGAAILCGRRRKHGATTIEMITSE